The nucleotide window TTTCGGGTGGAAATCCGGGGGGATCTGGTGGTGGCGCGTCTGAAAAAGCTGCCCAGCGCGGTCATGCAGGGGAAATTGTATTTTCTGGGAGTCCTGGTGGCATACGCAAGGCAGCTGGACGTGCAGATGACCAGTGACAGCCATGTAAGCATGTACGTTGATATGTTTAGAAATTTGATGCAGTCCAACGCAGCATAGGACAAGGAGCGCCCGCCATGGAACAAAAACCCTTACGCATCCTGATACTGGATGACGAACCCATCGTGTGCAAACGTTTGCAGCCCGCCTTGGAAAAAAACGGTTACGAGGTGGAGATTTTCACTTCCAGCATGGAGGCTGTGCAGCGTTTTCGCAAGGCCCAATTCGACATCGTGGTCACGGACTTGAAAATGAAGGAACTGGACGGCCTGCAGTTTCTTACAGAGGTGAAGGAAAGCTCTCCCAACACCGAGGTGATAGTAATTACCGGGTTCGCCACCATGGAAACCGCCAAGGAGTCTTTCCGCAAAGGAGGGTTTGATTTTCTTTCCAAACCTTTCAAAATCGGGGAGATGCTGGAAGTGATCAAAAGAGCGGAGGCGAAAGTCAGGCAGCGCCAGGCCGAATCGCCTTCGCAGGAAGGGTAAGAGAGGTGAACCGTTATGATTAATGCACTGGTAGCAATAGACCTGGACCTGGGATCGAGCCTCGCCATCCGATATGCGGAGAGCATTTCCGACCTGATAGACATGACCGTCCAGAGCGTCCACGTGGTGGTCCCGGATAAAAGCGGGCCCGAGCCTGGCATGGGGTGGGTGCGCAAGACCTGGGAAACCGCCATGAAAAACACGGACCGGGAGGACATCGAGAGGTTTCTTGAGTTGGAAAACGCGGTTCGCCCCAGGTTCTTTAAGCCGAAAATTTTATTAGGCGATCGGCAGGAGGAGCTGCTTCACGAGCTTCAGGCGGGAGACTACGACCTGTTCATCGAAGGCGCCCTGCCCACGTTCAATCCGGCCGACTTTAACGCCTTGGTCAATTCGCGCCTGTACAAGCAGATGCCCTGCTCTGCGGCCATGATCGTTAAGAACCTGGTCTCTCCGCAGAAGGCGGCCTTGCTTCTGGCCGATGACATTGATTATTCGCCCCTGGTTTCCTCTTTTCTTTCCGTGTTTAACAAACCGGTGATGGAACTGGACGTCTATTACTGCCGGTTTGGTAAAGGTTCGGATTTGGAAGTGGTAAACCAGGCGCCGGACTCTCCGTTGTTCGCCAAGGCGGCGGACAAACTGAAAGAGGCCGGCTGGGAGCCCAAGGCATGCCGTGAAATCACCGGTTCTCCGAAAGAAATTTCGGAA belongs to Desulfatibacillum aliphaticivorans DSM 15576 and includes:
- a CDS encoding response regulator produces the protein MEQKPLRILILDDEPIVCKRLQPALEKNGYEVEIFTSSMEAVQRFRKAQFDIVVTDLKMKELDGLQFLTEVKESSPNTEVIVITGFATMETAKESFRKGGFDFLSKPFKIGEMLEVIKRAEAKVRQRQAESPSQEG